One Cryptomeria japonica chromosome 9, Sugi_1.0, whole genome shotgun sequence genomic window carries:
- the LOC131071859 gene encoding major strawberry allergen Fra a 1.07 has translation MVAGSFSIEMESPVEAKRLWKATVDSHNLLPKQAPGLISDITLVQGDGGVGTIRHVKFTPANKDFSYVKEKVDLIDEANLVYGYSLVEGGMLGQKVASVSHKVKYTPKAGGGAISTYSCNYDSLPGVPHDEAKIEEIKANSTGLFKQVEEYLIANPTVYC, from the exons ATGGTGGCAGGAAGTTTCAGTATTGAGATGGAGTCTCCAGTGGAGGCAAAAAGGCTGTGGAAAGCAACTGTGGACTCCCACAACTTATTGCCAAAGCAAGCACCAGGCCTCATATCAGACATCACACTTGTTCAAGGTGATGGAGGAGTTGGCACCATTCGACACGTTAAGTTCACTCCAG CTAACAAGGATTTCAGCTATGTGAAAGAGAAAGTGGACTTAATTGATGAGGCCAACCTGGTCTATGGTTACAGCCTTGTGGAAGGAGGAATGCTGGGCCAAAAAGTGGCGTCAGTAAGCCACAAGGTTAAATACACCCCCAAAGCAGGGGGTGGAGCCATTAGTACTTATTCCTGCAACTATGATAGCCTCCCTGGTGTTCCCCATGATGAAGCCAAAATTGAGGAGATCAAGGCCAATAGCACTGGTTTGTTCAAGCAGGTGGAGGAATATCTGATTGCCAATCCCACTGTATACTGCTAG